Genomic segment of Mycoplasmopsis edwardii:
TGCTTCAACGAGTTTGCAAAATATCACTTACGTGTCTATTTGTTAAAAAGTAATATCTATGGTCATTTGGGTCATTTGGTTTAACTTTAGCTATCATCGTCGAAGTTCCTCCCCCAACAACAAAAACCCTTTTTCTGATATTTTCAAATAGCTTATCATTATTTTGTGATGCATCTAATCTTTGTGAACTTTTATAGTTTTTAAATAAATCTCCATTTGATGAAATTTTAGGATGAATTTGATTTATATAATTTTCAAACCCCAAAGAAAAGTTTTGATCTTTATCTTCATCAACAAGATAAGAAATCATTGTTAAAGTATTATATTTATCAAGATAAACTTTATTCGGAACCTCTGTTTCATCAAAACTTAATTGTTTGTTTTCGAGTTTTACTTTAATTTTTAAAATATTATTTTCCAAGCTAACTTGATATTTACCATTGATTTCACTGACATTCAGTGCAACCTCGTTACTTACAATATTATCCAAATTAATTTTTATTTTAATTAAACTATAGTCAAATTGATTAGGTCTTGATTTTACTCTAACAATGAATTCAATGTTTTTATCTTTGAATTCATCTAAACTAAAATTAGAAATATCTTTAGTGATTACAAATGAATTATCTGATTCAAGCACTAATTCATTTTCCAACATATTAATTGGCATAATTTTTTTAACGTATTTAGTTAACTTAACTTGATCTTTAAATCTAACTACTAAGTCAGGAATTCTTGAAAATGGATTTATTTGACTCAATGAATAATATTCATCATTTTTAGTAAATCATTTTGGTAATACAACATAAGAAGGTTTTAATGCAAAATGTGAATCTAATACTTTTTCTAATTCTTTTTCAAAATAATTTTTCGATAAATTCATATTATGTAAATTATTTTCTAAAATAACATTATTTGGAAAATCTACTTTGTCAAACACTAATTTAGGATCTCTTAAATTTCCTTTTAATGTTGTGTTTAATGAGTAACTTAACACTTCTGGTTTAGGGAATTTATAAACTTCTTTTTCAGAACTATTTTCAGGTTCATAATCTTTATTTTCATCAATTGAATCACTTTGTGTTTTTGAATTTTCACCACCTTCTTTAGGAGTATTTGGTTCGTTTAAAGTGTTTGGATTTGAGGTAATTGGTTCTTTTTCTTCAGGTTTATTAGTTATTGTTCCTTCTTGGTTAACTTTTGAAACATTTGGTTGATTATTGCTATTTGTTGAGTTTTGAGTTGAACATGAACTTATTATTAATGGCAATGTTAAAGAACTTAATAATAAAAGTTTCTTAGCTTTCATATATCTCCTTATCTAAAAATTCTGCTTAATATAGTTAAAAATAATTTCATAATTATCACTTAGATATTTATCGTTTAATTCTTTATATGTTGCTTTAACAAATTTTTCTAAATCAAATTTATCTTCAAAGTTTTTAAGTTTACTGATTAAATTTTTAAATAGTTTATCATTTTCAATATTTTGAATATTATTGAATACATCTTGGTAATAATCTTTTATTTGTGCAAAATAATTATCCTTTTCATCTTGTGCAAATCTATTTATAAAAACACTTATGAAAATATTTTTTGTATCTGTATATTTAGTTTTTAGTTTATATTCGTTATAAATTTCTTGTTTAATTTCTTCTGCTACTTGTTTATTTTCATTACTAAAGTCATTATAAAACCAAATTACAGGAATAATTTTTGAAGTAGGATAAATATTTGTGTATTCAACAAATGTATTATAAATATCATTTTTAATATCTTTTGTTATGTCTTTGTTTATAACAAAAATCACAAATATTGCATTACCACTTTGATAAGTGACTTTTTTGATATTTTGATTTAAATATCATTGACTATCATCAATTTTTGTTAATCATGTATGATCTAAAAAATACTTTAATACATCAGATTCAAAACTATTTTTTGAATTGTTAAGTGTTTCTTGTAATTTAAATTTCAGTTCATTAATAACATCTTTATTTTCATTATTAATTGCATTAAAAATTAAAGTATCTAGTAAATTTTTCTCAGTTCAAATATTGTGTTTTTCTTTTAAATTTAGAAATTTTTCATTGCTTAAAATCATAATAAAACCTATATGCAAATTTTAGCACAGCATTGCCAAAACTTATGATAATAATTTAGTCAAAATAAAAAATACTTGGATCGAATATCCAAATATTTTTTTCATTAATTCAAGTTATCAATATCAACAATTTCTTTATTTTCCAATTCTTCTACATCAGCAATTTTTTCAAGTGATTTGTCTAATTTGGTATTTGATAATTTTGCATATACTGAATTTGTTTCATTTCTAATTAATCCAATTGCCTTTTTAACGCTATCAGTATTCTTATCGGCAAAATCAAGTTTTTTAATAATATTTTCATGACTTTTTTTGATGTCTTCAATTGTTTCTCTAATTAAATTAATATTTTTAAATATAAAATTACGTGCATGAGCAATTTTACTATAGTTGATAATTGTCATAATTGTTGAAGGTCCAACAATTGTGACGTTATATTTATCACTAATTTTAAATATTAAGTCATCGTTAGAAATTATTAAGTTATATATACTTTCGCTAGGTATATACATAATAGCATTATCTAAGGTAACATCTTTTACAATGTATTTGTTTGAAATGCTTTTTGCCATTTCTTGAATAGTTTTATAAAAGTCTTTTAAGTAAGTTTCTTGTTCTTCTTTTGAAGTTGCTTCTGAGTATTTTGAAAAACTTTCTGTTGGGAATTTAGAGTCAATCACTAATAATAATTCACTATCTCCATTTGGTACTTTAATAGCAAAATCAACTGTGTCATTTTTACTAATTTTATATTGTTTGTAAAAATGATCGCTTAAGTGATCTCTTAAAATATTCTCAAGATGAAATTCACCAAAATTACCCTTAGTTTTTACGCCAGTCATTATCTTGTTTAAGTTTCCTACAGAGTTTTGTAAGGTTTCTAGCTTAATCATATCATCATCAAGTTTTTGAATTTTTTCACCCACACTTTTGAAGTT
This window contains:
- the rmuC gene encoding DNA recombination protein RmuC codes for the protein METTSLILNIICLLLVISLFVTFAFVALKSNLFKHNNENGMSNKLINELKESLSNSLFKTINEAKNEISDEKIALIKSNSEYLQKIIEEANEKELALNNKINNYQNAINEKLNRTLNDIKIFREKLDNDNKTLFDKLVDENNKKVVNEFLNLNRHIETKINEGLGNIKKGVDDYFNEKLTNQINENFKSVGEKIQKLDDDMIKLETLQNSVGNLNKIMTGVKTKGNFGEFHLENILRDHLSDHFYKQYKISKNDTVDFAIKVPNGDSELLLVIDSKFPTESFSKYSEATSKEEQETYLKDFYKTIQEMAKSISNKYIVKDVTLDNAIMYIPSESIYNLIISNDDLIFKISDKYNVTIVGPSTIMTIINYSKIAHARNFIFKNINLIRETIEDIKKSHENIIKKLDFADKNTDSVKKAIGLIRNETNSVYAKLSNTKLDKSLEKIADVEELENKEIVDIDNLN